The following coding sequences are from one Brooklawnia cerclae window:
- a CDS encoding NUDIX hydrolase: protein MATPEFILALRSRIGHDPLWLSGVCAIVLRPWDGPAEVLLVRRSDDGTWTPVKGIMEPGETVPQAAVRECLEETGVRIEVDRLVSVGVVGPVRYDNGDVSTYLNLTVRARWVAGDAHVGDDESTEVGWFALDDLPGGMRAADLAQIRIALDNPADVVLEGLPR, encoded by the coding sequence ACCGGAGTTCATCCTCGCGCTGCGTTCCCGAATCGGACACGATCCCCTGTGGCTGTCAGGGGTGTGCGCCATCGTGCTGCGTCCCTGGGACGGCCCCGCCGAGGTGCTCCTGGTGCGCCGTTCGGACGACGGCACCTGGACGCCGGTCAAGGGGATCATGGAGCCCGGCGAGACCGTGCCGCAGGCCGCCGTTCGCGAGTGCCTGGAGGAGACCGGGGTACGCATCGAGGTCGATCGCCTGGTGAGCGTCGGGGTCGTCGGTCCGGTGCGGTACGACAACGGGGACGTGTCCACCTATCTCAATCTGACCGTGCGGGCCAGGTGGGTTGCGGGCGACGCCCACGTGGGCGACGACGAGTCCACCGAGGTCGGCTGGTTCGCGCTGGACGATCTGCCCGGCGGCATGCGGGCGGCCGATCTCGCCCAGATCCGGATCGCGCTCGACAACCCCGCGGACGTCGTCCTGGAGGGGCTGCCGCGATGA
- a CDS encoding magnesium transporter CorA family protein, whose amino-acid sequence MTATFSCVWRDGKVTHEDFPLRDLDGLVADPRNLVWFDLHDPSHETVDDLARELSFDFHVVEDALDPGERPKVTRHDHHIFLQAYALSLAEPSGYASRVRHSRVSAFVVRNALITVRMGDGFDLAALVETWSRDPTLVGYGVGGLLHALLDQLVDTHYDVIQDLDDGMESLEDMLFDDDLQTSRISRLAYRLRRELVEVRRLTRPTREVVDAVIRYAREVGWDEGLRGYYEDILDHVLREAEWTESLRDLVSSVFETNLSLNDMRLNVVMKKLSAWAAIVAVPTLVTGWFGMNVPYPGYGVNAGMLAATGGIIVSVIVLFVLFRRHDWL is encoded by the coding sequence ATGACCGCGACGTTCTCGTGCGTGTGGCGCGACGGAAAGGTGACCCACGAGGACTTCCCCCTCCGCGACCTGGACGGTCTGGTCGCCGACCCGCGCAACCTGGTCTGGTTCGACCTGCACGACCCGAGCCACGAGACGGTCGACGACCTGGCCCGTGAGCTGTCGTTCGACTTCCACGTCGTCGAGGACGCGCTGGATCCCGGCGAGCGCCCCAAGGTGACACGGCACGACCACCACATCTTCCTGCAGGCCTACGCGCTGTCGCTCGCCGAGCCCTCGGGTTACGCGAGCCGTGTGCGCCACTCACGAGTGTCGGCCTTCGTCGTCCGCAACGCCCTGATCACCGTGCGTATGGGCGACGGCTTCGATCTCGCGGCCCTCGTGGAAACCTGGTCGCGTGACCCCACGCTCGTCGGCTACGGGGTCGGGGGGCTGTTGCACGCGCTGCTGGACCAGCTGGTCGACACGCACTACGACGTCATCCAGGACCTCGACGACGGCATGGAGAGCCTTGAGGACATGCTGTTCGACGACGACCTCCAGACCTCGCGCATCTCACGGCTGGCCTACCGGCTGCGTCGTGAACTGGTCGAGGTCAGGCGCCTCACCAGGCCGACCCGGGAGGTGGTCGACGCCGTCATCCGGTACGCCCGCGAAGTGGGGTGGGACGAGGGCCTGCGCGGCTACTACGAGGACATTCTCGATCACGTGTTGCGCGAGGCCGAGTGGACCGAGTCGCTGCGTGACCTGGTGAGCAGCGTCTTCGAGACGAACCTGTCGCTGAACGACATGCGCCTCAACGTCGTGATGAAGAAACTGTCGGCCTGGGCGGCCATCGTCGCCGTCCCGACCCTGGTCACCGGCTGGTTCGGCATGAACGTGCCGTACCCGGGGTACGGGGTGAACGCCGGGATGCTGGCGGCCACCGGAGGCATCATCGTGTCGGTCATCGTGCTGTTCGTCCTGTTCCGCCGCCACGACTGGCTGTAG
- a CDS encoding Maf family protein, with protein sequence MRVVLGSSSPARLQTLRQAGLDPEVVVPDVDEQSVHLAGAPELTAELARIKGEAVLQQLRRDGRADEPLVLFSCDSMLEIEGRVHGKPGTPEAAIVRWYRMRGRQGLLFTGHYVAVVRGDGTVGHQVRVAQTGVTFADLTDAEIAAYAATGEPQRVAGGFTIDGFGGPFVTRISGDPHNVVGISLPLVRQMLLDLGVAWHTLWHNVSQAN encoded by the coding sequence GACCCTGCGGCAGGCGGGTCTCGACCCCGAGGTCGTCGTCCCCGATGTGGACGAGCAGTCGGTTCACCTCGCTGGTGCGCCCGAGTTGACCGCCGAACTCGCACGGATCAAGGGCGAGGCCGTGCTTCAGCAGTTGCGCCGTGACGGCCGGGCGGACGAGCCGCTCGTCTTGTTCAGCTGCGACTCGATGCTCGAGATCGAGGGACGCGTGCACGGCAAGCCCGGTACCCCCGAGGCCGCGATCGTCCGCTGGTACCGCATGCGGGGCAGGCAGGGCCTGCTGTTCACGGGGCACTACGTCGCCGTCGTACGGGGCGACGGCACGGTCGGCCATCAGGTGCGCGTCGCCCAGACCGGGGTGACCTTCGCCGACCTCACGGACGCCGAGATCGCGGCCTATGCTGCGACCGGGGAGCCGCAGCGGGTTGCGGGCGGGTTCACCATCGACGGGTTCGGCGGCCCGTTCGTCACCCGTATCTCGGGCGACCCGCACAATGTCGTGGGAATCTCGCTGCCGCTGGTGCGCCAGATGCTGCTCGACCTCGGCGTCGCCTGGCACACCCTGTGGCACAACGTCAGCCAGGCGAACTGA